A genomic region of Caldicellulosiruptor acetigenus contains the following coding sequences:
- the flhA gene encoding flagellar biosynthesis protein FlhA gives MNLKGATFSVFAIVIVLSMILPIPPSLLDVLIAINLSLALVIFLNSINIKEALDFSVFPSLLLFTTLLRLALNISTTRQILTGQGENVRIVYTFGNFVIGSNIVVGVIIFFIIIIIQFIVITRGAERVSEVAARFTLDAMPGKQMAVDADLNAGIITEEEARERRKKIQKEADFYGAMDGASKFVKGDAIAAILITFINALGGLIIGVAMRGEDVTEAIQKYLLLSVGDGIAAQIPALLISTATGIVVTKAADESKLSESLIKQLFEFHPKVLYTVGGILAALALIPTMPKLSLFFLSGAMFAMGFRMDSSLKKIESIEEKQVEQKEVEELKKPENVVNLLYVDPIEVEFGYGIIPLADKDQGGDLLERVVMIRRQLALELGIIVPTIRLRDNMALRPYEYRINIKGVEVARAELMSDSLLAINPGFVTEQIEGIPTKEPAFGLDALWISSSMKERAEMAGYTVVDLPSVIATHLTEIIRRHAHELLTRQDVQKLIDNVKETNPVLVDELIPKLMTVGEVQKVLANLLKERISIRDMVTILETLADWAPTTKDTDVLTEYVRQAMARYITKKYVSGNVLEAVTLSPEVEEMIMNSIQKTEQGSFLNLPPDYVQKLINNLSNILEKLLSTSAQPIVICSPIVRIYFRRLIENIFPDVVVLSYNEILPNVQIKTVGMVEV, from the coding sequence ATGAACTTGAAAGGTGCGACTTTTTCTGTATTTGCAATAGTAATAGTGTTATCGATGATACTTCCCATACCACCGAGCTTGCTTGACGTTTTGATTGCTATCAACCTTTCACTTGCACTTGTTATATTCTTAAACAGCATAAACATAAAAGAAGCTTTGGATTTTTCGGTATTTCCATCACTTCTTCTGTTTACAACATTGCTCAGGCTTGCTTTGAATATCTCAACAACAAGACAGATATTAACAGGTCAAGGTGAAAATGTTAGGATAGTCTATACTTTTGGAAATTTTGTTATAGGTAGCAACATCGTTGTTGGTGTGATAATATTCTTTATCATAATCATTATCCAGTTTATAGTAATAACCAGAGGTGCTGAGAGGGTATCAGAGGTTGCTGCAAGATTTACACTTGATGCAATGCCGGGCAAGCAAATGGCGGTGGATGCCGACCTCAATGCAGGAATAATAACAGAAGAGGAGGCAAGAGAGAGAAGAAAAAAGATTCAAAAAGAAGCAGACTTTTATGGTGCAATGGACGGTGCGAGCAAGTTTGTCAAGGGCGATGCTATTGCGGCCATATTGATTACCTTTATCAACGCGCTTGGTGGACTTATAATAGGTGTTGCCATGAGAGGCGAAGATGTCACGGAAGCAATCCAAAAATATCTCCTTTTATCTGTAGGGGATGGTATTGCAGCTCAGATACCTGCGCTTCTTATTTCAACTGCCACGGGAATTGTTGTGACAAAAGCAGCAGATGAAAGTAAGCTTTCAGAAAGTCTCATAAAACAGTTGTTTGAGTTTCACCCGAAAGTACTCTACACGGTCGGGGGTATTCTGGCAGCACTTGCTCTAATTCCCACAATGCCAAAGCTTTCATTGTTTTTCTTATCTGGGGCTATGTTTGCCATGGGGTTTAGAATGGATAGCAGTCTCAAAAAGATAGAGAGTATTGAAGAAAAACAGGTTGAACAAAAAGAGGTTGAAGAGCTAAAGAAGCCTGAAAATGTTGTAAATCTCCTATATGTTGACCCTATTGAGGTTGAGTTTGGATATGGGATAATTCCTCTTGCTGACAAAGACCAGGGCGGAGACCTTTTAGAAAGGGTTGTGATGATAAGAAGACAGCTTGCGCTTGAACTTGGGATTATTGTTCCTACAATCAGGCTCAGGGACAACATGGCACTCAGGCCTTACGAGTACAGGATAAACATAAAAGGTGTTGAGGTTGCAAGAGCAGAGCTTATGAGCGACAGTCTTCTTGCAATAAATCCTGGTTTTGTCACAGAGCAGATAGAAGGTATACCAACAAAAGAGCCTGCGTTCGGGCTTGACGCGCTTTGGATTTCATCTTCAATGAAAGAAAGGGCTGAGATGGCAGGATACACTGTGGTTGACCTTCCATCTGTCATAGCAACTCACCTCACAGAGATAATAAGACGGCATGCTCATGAGCTTTTGACACGGCAGGATGTACAGAAGCTGATTGATAATGTCAAGGAGACAAATCCTGTGCTTGTAGATGAGCTCATTCCAAAACTTATGACAGTAGGAGAAGTTCAAAAGGTTTTAGCAAACCTTTTAAAAGAGCGGATTTCAATAAGGGATATGGTTACCATATTAGAGACGCTTGCTGACTGGGCACCTACTACAAAAGATACTGATGTTTTGACAGAATATGTACGCCAGGCAATGGCAAGGTACATCACCAAAAAGTATGTGTCTGGCAATGTGCTTGAAGCGGTTACTCTTTCTCCTGAGGTTGAAGAGATGATAATGAATTCTATTCAAAAAACTGAACAGGGAAGTTTTTTAAATCTTCCGCCTGATTATGTTCAAAAACTTATAAACAATCTCAGCAATATTTTAGAAAAATTACTAAGTACATCAGCTCAGCCAATAGTCATTTGTTCGCCGATAGTTAGGATATATTTTAGAAGGCTCATTGAAAACATCTTTCCTGACGTTGTGGTACTTTCGTACAATGAGATACTGCCGAATGTGCAGATTAAAACAGTTGGGATGGTGGAAGTTTAA
- the flhF gene encoding flagellar biosynthesis protein FlhF, whose amino-acid sequence MRIKRYLAHDMQEALIRIKADLGKDAVILSTKKVRQKGLLGFFKKPLIEVTAACEDEKIVKKEEEAIRQESLALSLQMTQIKELEKKIDSLEKTLKEVIKKEQEEGISQTKELSKKNFLDVMREILIKNGVENEIVDMLLSNVSGEASINGVVNFMYKEIKNMLGAAAPLSFNSKLPKIVFFVGPTGVGKTTTIAKIAAKLMFEDGKKVGFITADTYRIAAVEQLKTYAEIMNIKTKVWYEVDEYDRIIESFADSDVVLVDTAGRSHKNQEHMDELKAFVAKANPDEVFLLLSATTQPSVFKEVVNTYSFLEDYKVIITKVDEVSTYGNILNIRYFTQKPIAYITTGQNVPDDIEQFNPEQFAKLIIGSKVL is encoded by the coding sequence ATGAGAATTAAGAGGTATTTGGCACATGATATGCAGGAGGCGTTAATAAGAATAAAAGCAGATTTGGGCAAGGATGCGGTAATACTTTCGACCAAAAAGGTAAGGCAAAAAGGTTTGTTAGGATTTTTCAAAAAGCCTCTGATAGAAGTTACAGCCGCATGCGAGGATGAGAAGATAGTCAAAAAAGAGGAAGAGGCTATAAGACAAGAAAGTTTGGCTTTGAGTCTTCAGATGACCCAGATAAAAGAACTTGAAAAAAAGATTGACTCTCTTGAAAAAACTTTGAAAGAGGTTATAAAGAAAGAGCAAGAAGAAGGTATTAGCCAGACAAAAGAGCTGAGCAAGAAAAATTTTCTTGATGTTATGAGAGAGATTTTAATAAAAAACGGTGTGGAAAATGAAATTGTAGATATGTTACTTTCAAATGTCAGTGGAGAGGCTTCGATTAATGGTGTTGTAAACTTTATGTACAAGGAAATAAAGAATATGTTAGGGGCAGCAGCGCCGCTTTCGTTTAATTCAAAGCTTCCAAAGATTGTGTTTTTTGTAGGTCCAACAGGTGTTGGAAAGACAACCACAATTGCCAAGATTGCTGCTAAGCTCATGTTTGAAGATGGGAAAAAGGTAGGATTTATCACAGCAGATACATACAGAATTGCTGCGGTTGAGCAGCTTAAAACCTATGCCGAGATTATGAATATCAAGACAAAGGTGTGGTATGAGGTTGACGAGTATGATAGAATAATTGAAAGTTTTGCTGACTCAGATGTTGTTCTTGTTGACACTGCGGGTAGGAGTCACAAGAACCAGGAACACATGGACGAACTCAAAGCGTTTGTAGCCAAGGCAAATCCAGATGAGGTGTTTTTGCTTCTTAGTGCCACAACCCAACCGTCGGTGTTTAAAGAGGTGGTTAATACCTATTCGTTTTTAGAGGATTACAAGGTTATCATCACCAAAGTAGATGAAGTATCAACTTATGGGAATATATTAAATATACGCTACTTTACACAAAAGCCAATTGCGTATATAACAACTGGTCAGAATGTACCTGATGATATTGAACAGTTTAACCCTGAACAATTTGCAAAACTCATCATAGGGAGTAAGGTTTTATGA